Within Rhipicephalus microplus isolate Deutch F79 chromosome 9, USDA_Rmic, whole genome shotgun sequence, the genomic segment acctggtggcatacttgtcaccaccccgttataaaagggacgctcatagcatccatccatccatccgcaccGGCTGCCGGCGGCCAAAACACGGGTCGccgcgcttttttcttttttttcgtctgctcgcttgacgctgggagaaaagcagcaatgtttacgcgtTCATGCACTCTGGATgattaaaatgaataaaaaccTCTTTTTGAATAAACTTCAAGTTATAATGACGATCTTTCGCTACCATCTGCTCGTGCCTAGCTGCGACAGAAGCGTGCAGGTCGGTGCAGTTTGTACCCcagcgaagcgaggtttcttggtgcaaattaaCCATCACGATGGTGGTGTGCTACGTGCCTTTCTGAGAATCAAGGCAGGGGAAGACTCCTGATGTTGCTTTTCACGAGTTTCCAGTGACCGAGGTCCATGAAAAATGGATCGAGGTTATTTCtgtgttgtaaaagactacgcgTCTCTAGAAGAGTAAGTTGCTGGGCTAGTTCGTGGTGAGTGACAGACCGAGacgcatattagcgcaaaaaaataataaaccgacaacctcaagaaagtaaacAACGACGCTCTATACTCACAACTATGAgccaaaaaaaaataaggaaagaCAACATGAGTGCACATATGGAAAccatgtcactacatgtggttatgcaactaggttttGAAACACACCCATTATGTGAAGAATGAGCGCTTAATAAGTTATTTTAAGTGCTGTTTCATTTCAAAACAATTGCAGAGTGTCTTTAATTGATTATCCATGTACCTGCGATCTACATTTGCAGTTTGAgacgaaggtatttatgcgcaaaattatcagtattgggttgttttctatgcgcgccagATGCCGCGGACACTGTCAAGTGTCATAGTCCTTGCCCTTTCTCTCCCAGACAGTAAATGCAAGCCAGCTGAGTGTAATACAGCGGTAACAAGTCTACCATTGTATACACATATAGCTGGTATCATGAGTTAGATACACATTTGGTGGCCAGCGCTTTTTACAACCTGTCTACGTCGTCATTCTTTCTCgttttgcacgctgatacatgTGTTTGCACCTGATTTGCGATTCACGCATGCAACCCACGCATTCTCATGCATTCACTGGCGCTCAGCTGTGGTAAATCGAGCGCTCCCTAGGCGGCGAAGTTCGGAATCCGAGCCGGcgcaggcagctccgtagaccgccgccagctgggcaggtcaggagtacagtaggtcgtgcccgcatgtggcctgcaagcgctggtttcgaggctacggtgtcgctgcgaatgtgcgttgcggatcgcagtagggcaaacgctattctaaaactcatatggcgccctcTATGCCCGCAGCGCTTggaaacggtattctaaaactccctaataattTTGtgatgggtcaaatttcaaaatgCACGCTGCTCCTCCATCCTTTAACgggcgcgcgcccagagaatggGGGCGTGCGGTGCACGTGTGAATAACTCTACGTATAcggcagtgcagtgacgttggtcctctacgtagacaacTGTGCTTTGACATTGCCAACAATGGCACGTCAGAGAATACCTACCACAACACGTGGCATGGCGAACATTGACACGATATGCGCAGTTTGTGTAATTTAATGCTGGAAAACGCTTTATACACCgcaatagtgaaaaaaaaaacatttcgaagACACTTGCGAGAGGTCAGACTGAGGACATGGAGACAACGGAGACACTACAACGTTTAGCGAATCGACGATTCCGTTAGGGCAAGTCATCTCCATGCCAGTCTAAGTCTGCGGTTAAACGAACCAAACCGAACCCACAATGCCGGGTGACTTAAGCGTCATCGTTAGCCATTGGTAAGCAGCCTTTCATCCGGGTGGGTAGCACGTGATTTCTCCACGCGCGTCTGTTCTGAGTGCGCGTGACGCcgtgattggattggattggataaacttttattgatTGGATAAACTCTTATTGACGCCGTGATAGACGGTCGATGAATTCTAAACTGGAACTGCACCACAGTGAACCGTTCGTCCAAAACGCAGTGTCCCCCGCGTCTTCACTGCCGTCCCTGCATCTACCAATGgcatcttcgggaaggtgcacCTGCGTGCAAAAACCGTCTTCGGTAGCCAGGACGCACCCTGTCGGGGcactttcttgttgttgttgctcCGAGATGCTCCGGAAAAGTCGGTGGAGTGACGCTGTGCAATCCCAGCACTCGTTGCGTGCCACGCGTTTAGCAGACGATCAGCAGACGACGCGCAATGGCTGGTATTCCATTTGCCCCTCCACAGAACCGGGGCGTTCTGCCCCTTTTTGGTTTTGGGTAAATTCTGTACTGCTGCGCGACTGTTCCGGGGCACAATTGTTGAAGTTGCTGGAAGTATCTTTGCTATCGCGGTTACCTCTATAGGCACCGTACACTGACCCGTCTCAGAGTCTTTGACATTcaccgttaggggcacgcagaaagtAGACGCGTGCTCGCGTCTCCCTGTATGCCGTCCACAATccgccgacagatgcagggcgcgagacgcgcgcgtcgcgttccattttcaCCGACGCCGTCTCAAGGCTGCTTTTTTTcatccgctaggctatgtattctggcgctgcagtcagactggaaaactcgaTTGAACGTTGCCTATGGCTTCTCTCAACAATgacgctagagtgtactagaagctttagTACACTCTAGTGACGCTACTCCTGTGAGTGGTGTCGCGATGGCAAATCCATTAGCGCCCAACGACACGTACTTGTTACCTGCGAGCTATAGGGTGCGTTCCTTCAAACCAAGACGCTTCTTGGTGGGCCTCAACCACAGGTTCTCATCACCAACGAACTGACCGTGATCAACAGCTCGCCCAGCGTTCAAGTTAACGAAGCAACACAGACGCTTCCGGTCGTGCATCCAAGCTACTGTGCCGTGCCTGGTTCCTCCGAACCTTTCCAAGTGGTGGATGTGTTCAGGCCAGTATCTGCTTCTACGGTGCCGGACATGTACCGAGTCGTGTCTACAACCTTCATCCCGGGACAGGACCATTCGCAGAACCCGAAGGCCAACGCACTTGACCAGGCGTCTAATCTTGCTGCACCAGTTCAACCCGACGCGGGTGAGTCTGTCGCGGCTGCAGCCCCCGTACTGGTAGCACCTGTACCACAGGCAATCCCACTACCTGTTCCAGTTGACGCCCTATACGCGTCGTCCGAAATGCCCGTGATTACGCAGCGCGGAATACTAGGTGCTCGAGCGAGAAGGTTCCCGAAGTTGCATTCGCAGATGACGGTGGACGATGTCGCCTCGTACATCGCCCTACTTCCAGGGTGCGCCCGCTGCTCCGAAACATTCCGCAGGTACCAGATTGACGGCAAGGCTTTGCTGCGACTGCGCAAACACCAGCTCATCTTAGGAATGAAGGTCGGCCTCGCGCCGGGCCTCAAGATCGCCGCTGCCATAGACTGGCTCAGGCGTCAGGAGGAGAAGTCGGCGCCTTCAGCGAAGTGAATCGAACGTTCCCTCCTCattctcttctttccttttttcatttCTCTCGCAGCAAGTCAGACTGTCGAGCGTTCTTCGTGGCAGTCGGTCACGTGGCCACATCACCTTGGTTGTAGCGGTCCTGCGAGAATGGCGGGCTAATCACGTTTTCCTTGCCACAAATAAACTGGTTCGTCCTCTTGAAGCAGTCTTGGTAATACCGGTGTCACGTGGGCACTTTCGATCGCGATCAGGCCCAATCGGGATCGAGACCAACGCTATCTGCTTATAGACATATCTCGGATATAAGACATTATTGGTTATAAAAAGTAAAATATTATGCATAGTCTTGACATACAGTGAAATTACCATAACGTTACAACGAATTTTCGAATATAAGCCGTCTCTGACTAACACCGgcgtcacacgggcacttttttTTGATCGTGATCAGGCTCGATCGGGATGGAGACCGACGCGATCTGCTCATTGACATAACACGGATATAACACGTTAATGGTTATAAAGAAGTAAATGAATAATAGTCGGTGCATAGATACAGTAGAATGAATATACGTTTActacaaatttttggatataacgaaaaTATATTGCGTCAGATGCAAATTCATCGTAATGAGGGTTTAGTATAGGCGTTTTAACGATTGAGTTGGTGCATTGTGCGTTTCCGTACGTTATCCACTGGCATTGcgatatgcaaaaaaaaaggccattcgtttagcgtcccaaaatggCGGCTACCATATGTCTTACGCAGAATCGTTGAAAAATTTGTCAAACTCGAGAAAACTCGAACACTCCGCTCCCACTCCCCCTTAACTACGCCAGTGCACGCCCTCTTATAGCAGTAGCGTTCATCTTGCTGAGGTTACATGTTTCTATATCATCTCTGCAGCAAGATAATTATGTGAGTAAATTGATGGCTTGGCGTTGGTGAAAGATGCCTTTGTGAAACgatcgtctgttttttttttttgtcttttgtcgCTTGTTCTGCCTCGTCCTGCTCTCCCCCTTATCTTTCTGCATTTTATTTATCTGAAAAAGTAAACACTTGTTTCATTTCGTCCGtcgtgtgaatacagctttaCGGTGCAACCACAGTGTCTGCAACGATCACAGAGGCGAGATGGCGCACACGCAGCACCAGCCGACTGCAGCGCCCTCGCGGTGGAGGTAGCGGCGGCGCTTGCGTTTTTTCAACGCGTCTCGCGACACTCGCGTCGTTGCGCCGTCCGCACCGGTTGACGAGGGCGGCGGCGGGCAGCTCGCTGACCAAGGCTGCCAGGGCCAAGCCGTGGCCGATCAGCACGAGCCAAAAGACCGAGTGGAGGTGGTCGAAGTGCAGCGTGTCCTGTTCGCCGACGTCGACGCGCGGACAGCGGGAAAAGTCGCCTCTCGAGGAGACCACCGTGTCGCCGTGCCACTTGAGAACCACCCCTGCCTCAGTCAGGCGGGCACGTCTGTGAGAGATAATGGTTGCGGTCGGTGACGTTAGGGAGGTCTTAAGACGGATGCCATTTGTATTACGCTTTTGCGAATATTTCAATGTTTCGGAATATACAACGAATATCATGGTATTCTATTCTAATTTATTCGAATTTAAATTGGGGGAAATTTCGGTGTATTGCAAATGAACGAATATGTGTATATTAGACCATGGAGGGCTAAGCCGTGAAATCACCTAAAAAAATCCGTTCTGTCGCAATGCCTCATTAAAGGTTAACGACACGTATTACACACCCATCGATTCATCGTTCTTCCTTTACTTTTAAGAACTTGTCATGCTGGCTTAAATACtttaagtatagtaaattttaaaacgtaacatattttacaagtTATCACTTGCATTGTACTGAAAGGAAAATCccgctactattcaaagttgtttccatttcctttgaaccaaaaagaatggcatttgaacaggccttgtttcaattgagaatatattgtgcaggttagttgggtcatggcaaatatgcccatttttttcgTTATAATATGTGATACTCGACCAATCAACGAATTCACTAATTGGTTTCGAGCCTCAAGTTCAACATTCCCTCAAACCTGATTATTAGAGTTCATCGGTCAAATAATCCAGGATTCCGGTCACTGGTGGCAAGGGATCACAACACTAAATACACTTGAACCTCGTTACAACGAACACCGATATAACGAATGTCACTTATAACGAAGAACTCAGTGCGAGTTTACATTTATTCGCTGTATAACAGAAGAGAAAACGCGAAAGCCGCCCGCGATAGCGGCGGTAACGAATAAATGGCTCAAACGGCTCAAAAGTGTAAAGTTGGTGTAAAGAGCAAACATTGAAAGGTAATTCACAACATTTCttatggttgaaaaaaaaaatagcgacagtTTCGATCATAcgcaacaaaaaaatatataataaaGGAAGGAGTGTGCGCATTGGATTGCTTGGCGAGAGTATACGTGTCAGACGACGAGGAAACTTTTAGAAGGGTTTATCATAAGAGAAAAGCGGGTCGGCCTGTGTCAGTGACACATCAATCGTGCTATCATGGATCTGAGTTATACTTTTTTAATACGCAGCTTTCCTGATAACATGTGTGAAGCCACTCCACGTATCTGCGCATGCTCGGACCATGCGAATTTCAAAGGACCACTAAACAGCCTCTGAAGGTATAAACGACGATCGCTAAGTTATCTcctccttaaggtgtgggtctgtccatcctccggtggtgtacgtagccaccggtggcgcatacccgaaatagcggtccttagaATGGCCGCGctcttgtatatgatgaatacgcgatgaaaagatgcgagatggctgcATTGGAGTGTAAGAAGGGCCCCACCGCGATCAACCACTTCTTTTCtttaataaatgttgtttctctctcaccGTCGTTCCCAGGCGTTCATGATGAATCGCACGTTTTGCCGGTTGTAGTAGATGACCAGCGGGTGCGAGAAGAGGCGTTCCTTGCCCATGTAGAACTCGTGGTGCGGGTACCGGTGGCACACCTCGGACGCGTGGTACAACAGCGTGGTGCGGTCGCCGATGATGACCGCCTTGCCGGCCACTACCTGGTCGAGCACGTGGTCCGACCACAGGCGGTGGTACGGGACCAGCGAACCGGGCTTCAGCTTGCGGTACACCTGCTTGTCGTGCATGTTCGGCGACAGCTGCGTTTGACGCCGTTCGCACGCCGTGAGTTTTTGAGGACAAACCCATTGTGAGTTAGCAAAGGGAGACATTGGGCTGGTTAGCTTTGCATGATTAAAATACTTGCTATCGGGAAAGTATAGAGGGTGTTATTAGCATTAAGCAAcggtaatgcaaatgtgaagaaagaaaagtggaccaagtgacaactttccactggcaggatccaaacctgcgacctttgaatagcGCGTCAAAtgttccaccactgagctacgatgGCGGTCATCGccccgtccactttatagggtatatatgtgcatttaaacgggGTAGCGTCAGTCGGCGCAAgctctcgttctggcagactcgATGCCTTGAGCTGGTATGCGAGGaaatattagtcagctgccatctcgtacTAAGATCACGTACTACGTGTGACGCCGAACAGGCCAGAAAGAGTTTTCTACTCTCGCCCTAGTCGCAACAGCTGGCGCTGAATGACATTTCCACGTTCGAATCCACATATATGCCCTATAAAGTGGACGGTCGATGACTGCCActgaagctcagtggtagagcatcggacgcgttacaTGGTGCGAATTCTGATGcgtcgcaggttcagatcttgCCGGTGGAAAGTTAgcttttcatccactattctctcttaacatttacattagaatgacttctaataacatcccatatACTTTCCCCggtattgggctagttggttttgcatgATTGAAATACTGGTTGCGCTTGCAGTGTCCACTTGGGGACGTGTGTCTTCCCTTACTTCTTTGGTTCCGTTAGGTGTAGCGCAATATTTTAATCCAGCCTTGTATGTCTCGGCGAGTCAAGGAATCCCGAGGTTTTACGAGACCTGACAGGACATCACGGGGCCGCGAAATCAACGCGAACGATAAAAAAAGAGCTAAAATAAAACATGGTCGAGGATTCCGTAATACTGAATTTCATCTATGTGAGACGACATCTCATCGAAAGTTCCATGGCAACAACGTAAGCATGACGTCAGCAATGCCGTCACCCTGTGACGTCATCATTACCTTTTTGCACCGCAGTATACTTACCGCAAGCAACAGCGGATAAGCCGGACCGCGAAGCATGTAGACGCGGACGTCTTCGCGGGCGGCCAGTTCCGCGGCCGAGTCAATCCGGTGTCCGCTCCTGTGGCGCACCGTGAGGCCTGCCTTCATCTTGCCGGTGAACATGTTGGAGAACACGAGCATGGCCAGCCACCAGGTGGCCACCACGACGCGGGATGACGACGGTTGGGGCAAGCCGTCGTTCACTGCGCGTCGAAATAAAGAAAGAGGCGCTACACACGCAGCAACATCAATCCAGCATGACGTTGCTCGTGTTTTAACGAacttaaaaaagaaaaccaaagaaATGGAGCACCTATGCACCAGTCGTACAAATACcgagaatgatgatgatgttgaatatgatgatgatgttgaatatgatgatgatgatgatactgataatgatgatgatgatgatgatagcctaAATACATGGCTCACACGTCCTCTCGGGGACTGGTCAGGAAACGTGTAGTGGTTAAGATCGAGAAAGGGGTGCAACTGGTGGCGTTGTTCTCATCCTCAAGTCCATCACGCACCGTTTCCCAACAGTATAAGGACCACCACCACGGTAGTCTAGCGGCTAAAAggcactgctgacccgcaggcctcGGGacccaatcccggctgcggcggccgcattttcgatggaggcgaaaattctagAGACCATGTGTGCTAAGATTTAAGTGTGTGTTATAagagaatcccaggtggtcgaaatttccgggtgctgttcactacggcgtctctcgtaatcatacatTTGGTTTGGGACATCAAAGACcaacgattattattattattattattattattattattattattattattattattattgatatgtggggtttaacgtcccaaaaccactatatgattatgagagacgccgtagtggagggctccggaaatttagaccacctgggggggttctttacgtgcacccaaatctgagcacacgggcctacaacatttccgcctccatcggaaatgcagccgccgcagccgggattcgaacccgcgccctgcgggtcagcattcgagtatcttagccactagactaccgcggcagagctaatattattattattattattattattattattattattattattattattattattattattattactattattataacTAAATAAGGCCTCGCTTTAGGCTTCACCCTCTCACCACCTCATTTcccctgctctacccgtcacttCTCTTCCCCACCCCTCGATGTGATGCGATATGACGCTGTACACTGTAGAAAGCAATGCTTGCTTTGTCTAatgcttctttctctttttctgtgTCTGTTTCTTTTCGTTTCATTCTTTCTCTCCCTTACTTCGTTCCTCccctttcttttttctatctttctatctatttctATTTTCCGTttatttttctccatttttttcccaTTTCTCCATTCTTCTGTATATTCCTTGTTCCCCCCGATATCTCTCTGCATTCGTCCTCCCGCCTACTGGTCCGGCGACCGGACCAATAGGCGCCCGTTTCCTTGGAGCAAAGCAGCAGATAAAGAGGACGAGAGGGCGTGCCGGTTCGTAGTGATTATAGTTTTAAGGCCACGACACAACAAAATGCACAAGATCTCCGAGGTTATAACGACGCTGGCCTTCAAGTTTGCATACAGTTGGAGCTAGTTATGACGAAGATTGGTATAGCGAATTATCGGTTATAGCGAAGTAAGAATTTTCGTTGGTGACATTTCACTAGAATAACGTTTTTCATGACAAAACTGAAAACACAGACATTACAACGATGTCGGGTGTAAGGAAGAAATATTTGTTTTGTGTGAGGGTCAAAACTCAGGCTGATGCATGGAAAGCAAGACCATTATCCAAAGACAATATACTAGCAGAGATATCTTCGATGTGGCTGCGACATTATAATGCGGTTGGAACTCTGTTCCCGTACTTCCGTTAAAAAACGTGACTACAGGCCTGTTTTTCGAACAAATTTTGTTATGTTGTGATTTTAccgcgattgattgatatgtggggtttaacatcccaaaaccaccatgtaattatgagagacgctgaagtggagggctccggaaattttgaccacccggagatctttaacgtgaacccgaatctgagcacacgagcctacaacatttccgcctccattggaaatgcagccgccgcagccgggattcgattccgcgacctgtgggtcaacagccgagtaccttagccactagaccaccgtggcggggctgattTTACCGTCTCGCAtttcgttatgttaggttagaaaTGCTGGAAGGATGCTGTATCAGACTATTTTCAATATGGTGTGTTTGAAGCCTACAATAATTAGTTTTTGATATAGGAGTTTGGCTCGAGCCAGATTGCCTTAATTTTGAGGTCTACTGTTACTACAAATATTGCATATAACACAGTAACTTCcgtgaccccgccgcggtggtctaatgtcTAAGGTACTCGTTGGCTGACTCGCCGGTCGCGGGCCAgaaccccggctgcggtggctgcattttcgatggaggtgaaaatgctgtaggcccgtgtgctcagatttgggtgcacgttaaagaactccaggtggtcgacatcttagcagcccttcactacggcgtctctcataaccatattgtagttttggaacgttaaaccccacatataactCAATATGATCCCCGTGGTACTTCGCGAAGCTTGGCTCGACCACAATTTGCGGGTTCTTTTGCCATCTGACCAGTTTCCAACAAAATGGCGAAAATGCTTCGAAATCACCAAGACACGTAGCAACATTTAGTTTCCGTGCAGGTCGTTTGATGAGCGGAGTCTTAATATTACGTCCACGACGAACCATGCCATGTACTTCAAGTGAGCTGAGCAAAGAAAGAAGCAGGAATGAAGTCTTCGCTGATTGGTTGCACGTATACCTTGAAGACACATGCTCCGTGCGAGGCTCAGTAGATTTTGCACCAGCCTGGAGGCAAAAGCTTGCGATGAACCGGGTGCCAGAGACATGATGAGGCCGAGTACAAGAAGGCTGACGCCCAGCGCAATCCAGACCTGCAGACACGAAGGAAATGGAGGTCTCGCGCACGTAATAAAAGCGTCCGTGTTGAAGCTTGCATAATTCAAGATAGATCGATTAGAAAGCATTCTTAGTGCGTACAATATTAGGATGACGAAATTTGGCGA encodes:
- the LOC119164924 gene encoding uncharacterized protein LOC119164924, whose product is MSEGVGGGAEESDVSYTLFYPTNSRNKVAQPTSSIWTEDVVILGAFGNDSSQGSSIAASLTVFEPDVWIALGVSLLVLGLIMSLAPGSSQAFASRLVQNLLSLARSMCLQVNDGLPQPSSSRVVVATWWLAMLVFSNMFTGKMKAGLTVRHRSGHRIDSAAELAAREDVRVYMLRGPAYPLLLALSPNMHDKQVYRKLKPGSLVPYHRLWSDHVLDQVVAGKAVIIGDRTTLLYHASEVCHRYPHHEFYMGKERLFSHPLVIYYNRQNVRFIMNAWERR